One genomic region from Marinobacter szutsaonensis encodes:
- the dusA gene encoding tRNA dihydrouridine(20/20a) synthase DusA codes for MIVNSAEKKAENSAGNSGTTRVEPSRKFCVAPMMDWTTPHFRYLARILSRRALLYTEMVTTGALIHGDTERFLHHDPSEYPLALQLGGSDPGELAHCAKLAEQFGFDEVNLNVGCPSDRVQNNMIGACLMGHPDKVAEAVAAMIAATSLPVTVKHRIGINGRESWDELCEFIDKVSAAGCRTFIVHARIAILEGLSPKENRDIPPLKYDWVYRLKERYPHLEIIINGGIKTFEECHEHLRHTDGVMLGREAYHNPWLLAGVDTEFFGEPATVASRHEALQAMFPFIQQELDRGVYLTHISRHIMGLFHGMPGGRQFRRHISENAHKPGSGLEVIQAALAKVRVPEPETLAES; via the coding sequence ATGATCGTTAATAGCGCAGAGAAAAAGGCAGAAAATTCAGCGGGAAACAGCGGAACCACTAGGGTTGAGCCCTCTCGGAAGTTTTGCGTAGCTCCAATGATGGACTGGACCACGCCGCACTTCCGCTACCTGGCCAGGATCCTGAGCCGGAGAGCCCTGCTGTATACGGAGATGGTAACCACCGGTGCTCTGATCCACGGCGATACCGAGCGTTTCCTGCACCATGATCCTTCCGAGTATCCCCTGGCCCTGCAGCTTGGCGGCAGCGATCCGGGCGAACTGGCCCACTGTGCGAAGCTGGCTGAGCAGTTCGGTTTCGACGAGGTGAACCTGAATGTCGGCTGCCCCAGCGATCGGGTCCAGAACAATATGATCGGCGCCTGCCTGATGGGCCATCCGGACAAGGTGGCCGAGGCGGTGGCGGCGATGATTGCGGCCACGAGCCTGCCGGTGACGGTCAAGCATCGGATCGGAATCAATGGCCGGGAGTCCTGGGACGAGCTGTGCGAGTTCATCGACAAGGTTTCCGCCGCCGGCTGCCGCACTTTCATCGTGCATGCCCGCATCGCCATTCTCGAAGGCCTCAGCCCCAAGGAGAACCGGGACATTCCGCCGCTGAAGTACGACTGGGTCTACCGGTTGAAGGAGCGTTACCCGCACCTGGAGATCATCATCAACGGCGGCATCAAGACCTTCGAGGAATGCCATGAGCATCTGCGCCACACCGATGGCGTGATGCTGGGTCGCGAGGCCTACCATAACCCGTGGCTGCTTGCGGGAGTGGACACGGAGTTCTTCGGTGAGCCGGCAACGGTGGCAAGTCGCCATGAAGCTCTGCAGGCCATGTTCCCGTTCATCCAGCAGGAACTGGACCGCGGAGTGTATCTCACCCACATTTCCCGGCACATCATGGGGCTATTCCATGGCATGCCCGGGGGCCGCCAGTTCCGGCGTCATATCAGCGAGAATGCCCACAAACCCGGTAGCGGTCTGGAGGTCATCCAGGCGGCCCTGGCCAAGGTCCGGGTGCCCGAACCAGAGACTCTGGCCGAAAGCTGA